The Flavivirga eckloniae genomic interval TTTTTAGATAGATTGGCACACAATTTAGATATTAGTGAAGGAAATTATAAATCAATTTTAAAAGATTATAAATCGCACCCAATTAATCCTCCTGTATCTTACGACATGCGTTTGGAGCGTTTGTATGATTTAGTAAGAATGGTACATGTTGATACTATTAATGGTGATTCTGAAAACACTTTACTTAAAAAATTAGGAATAGGACTTGGGTTTCATTCTGAAAATGTAAAATATATTATAGATAAAGCACTTACACTAGTAGATAATGGTGCCGATCTGGATACATTTATTGACGAGATAAAACATATGAATCAATAAAAAGATTCAACTTCATAAAATATAAAAGCGCCTACACTTCGACTTTGCTCTGTGATTAGGCGCTTTTTTTGTGGAAAATAGAATAAATATTATTCGATATATCTAAACTTTGTACACCGTTTAATTTTTCAGAATGATAAACCAATCCCAGTCTGCCGGGTCACCCACTCCTACACTTGGTGTGTATAAAAACAGGTTGATCTTACCTTCTGGATTTGAGTTACGGTAATTTGAAACGACCTTTAAATTATCAATAGAATTCCAAATATCCGTGTAATTAATCGTTTCTGGGTAATGGGCGTTTTCATCGTACATTACTTTTGCGAATTCACTAGTATCTGGCAATGGCAAATTTTCGTCTATCGTTTGAAAAGCATTTGGAGAACTAACACTCTCTGGATAAGACATCTCTCCAAGTCCCATCCAATGGATTGTTCCATCGAAAAGCTTTTTCTCAAATTCTTTATAATATAGTTGAACACTGCCAAAATCTCCGGGACTCTCGTAAGTTGTAGAAATAGTAAAGTCTGGGGACTTGGAAAATTCCAGCTCTTTTCCTCCTTCGAATTTGTTTGTTAAAAAATCAACTTTCAACAAAACAACCTTGTTTTCATTATCTCCTGGAATAGGGTTATCGTCTTCTTTGTCGCACGATAACATTAAACTCGCTAAAGCGAATAATAATACTTTTTTCATAACATTTTTAATTTTTTTATTTATCATTAAGATGCATCAAATCTTATTTGGTTGCCTCTATAATACTTAAAAAATTATTTTAATGTTATTGTAATCGGTCGTTTAAACTATAAATCCTTGCATTGTTTATTTGAAGTGAGGTCTTAACTTAGATACCTTAAAACATTTAAAATAATTAAGTAAGATGTTTTAAAATATCATTTATTGAGAATTTAGCTTGACAAACATACTGGTCTGATGCTCCATAATAAATAATGATTTCGTCATCTTTTACTATATGCCCGTTGGTGAATACAACATTCCCCAA includes:
- a CDS encoding tellurite resistance TerB family protein, which gives rise to MSFSNLFDSGFKKRNESHFAAIVRVAMEDGIITNEEQAFLDRLAHNLDISEGNYKSILKDYKSHPINPPVSYDMRLERLYDLVRMVHVDTINGDSENTLLKKLGIGLGFHSENVKYIIDKALTLVDNGADLDTFIDEIKHMNQ